In Zingiber officinale cultivar Zhangliang chromosome 1A, Zo_v1.1, whole genome shotgun sequence, a genomic segment contains:
- the LOC122011119 gene encoding alpha-L-fucosidase 1-like codes for MVRRSAWFWIMAFLHLCHLSLSNSATPPPPVLPVPSASQLHWQRREVIMFFHFGMNTFTDAEWGTGAESPSLFNPTGLNANQWMDAAEAAGASLVILTAKHHDGFCLWPSQYTDHSVAKSPWKGGKGDVVGEFANAARSRGIDVGLYLSPWDRHEKTYGREKEYNEFYMAQLHELLTKYGSISEIWFDGAKGEGATEMNYHFQDWFQMVKQLQSSINIFSNAGPDLRWVGDESGSAGDPCWSTINRSLLRIGDASLLSYLKTGDPQGADWVPAECDVSIRPGWFWHKNETAKSVSQLLEIYYNSVGRNCVLLLNVPPNTTGLVSGDDTQRLKDFRAAITRIFSNDLATGSAATASSEWGGPGGGFAAANVLDSDDQTFWAADGSEQQGAHWIELALPAAKASFNVVRIQEAIALGQRIMEHEVYADGVLVAQGMTVGHKRLHRLTTSVTAARVKIRITKSRGTPLLSAIGLHYDPSVDGPGEFN; via the exons ATGGTGAGGCGCAGCGCGTGGTTTTGGATCATGGCCTTCCTTCACCTGTGCCATCTCAGCCTCTCCAACTCCGCAACGCCTCCGCCGCCGGTGCTGCCCGTCCCGTCGGCGTCGCAGCTCCATTGGCAACGTCGGGAGGTCATCATGTTCTTCCACTTCGGCATGAACACCTTCACCGACGCCGAGTGGGGCACAGGCGCCGAGAGCCCCTCGCTCTTCAACCCGACCGGTTTGAATGCCAACCAGTGGATGGACGCCGCCGAGGCTGCCGGCGCCTCACTGGTCATACTCACCGCGAAGCACCACGATGGGTTCTGTCTGTGGCCGTCGCAGTACACTGATCACTCGGTGGCGAAGAGCCCGTGGAAGGGAGGCAAGGGAGACGTCGTCGGGGAATTCGCCAACGCTGCCAGGTCTCGAGGGATCGACGTCGGGCTGTACCTCTCGCCGTGGGATCGCCACGAGAAGACCTACGGCCGGGAAAAGGAGTACAACGAGTTTTACATGGCCCAGCTCCATGAATTGCTCACCAA GTACGGGAGCATTTCGGAGATATGGTTCGATGGCGCGAAGGGGGAAGGCGCGACTGAGATGAACTACCACTTCCAGGACTGGTTCCAGATGGTGAAGCAGCTGCAGAGCTCCATCAATATCTTCTCCAACGCAGGGCCCGACCTACGCTGGGTCGGAGACGAGTCGGGAAGCGCCGGAGACCCCTGCTGGTCCACCATCAATCGTAGCTTGCTCAGGATCGGAGATGCGAGTCTCCTAAG CTACTTGAAGACCGGCGATCCGCAAGGCGCGGACTGGGTGCCGGCAGAGTGTGACGTGTCGATCCGGCCAGGGTGGTTCTGGCACAAGAACGAGACGGCCAAATCGGTGAGCCAGCTCTTGGAAATCTACTACAATTCCGTGGGGCGTAACTGCGTTCTGCTGCTCAACGTACCCCCAAACACCACCGGACTTGTCTCCGGCGACGACACGCAGCGGCTGAAGGACTTCCGCGCGGCGATCACTCGCATTTTCTCAAACGACCTCGCGACGGGAAGCGCGGCGACGGCCAGCAGCGAGTGGGGCGGTCCGGGCGGCGGCTTCGCAGCCGCCAACGTGCTCGACTCCGACGATCAGACCTTCTGGGCTGCCGACGGAAGCGAACAGCAGGGCGCGCACTGGATAGAGCTCGCGCTGCCGGCGGCCAAAGCGAGCTTCAACGTGGTGAGGATCCAGGAAGCGATCGCGTTGGGACAGAGGATCATGGAGCACGAGGTGTACGCCGACGGCGTGCTGGTGGCCCAAGGGATGACGGTGGGGCACAAGCGTCTCCACCGGCTCACGACGTCGGTGACGGCGGCGCGGGTGAAGATTCGGATCACCAAGTCGCGCGGGACTCCGCTGCTGTCAGCCATCGGCCTGCATTACGACCCCTCAGTTGACGGCCCTGGGGAATTCAATTAA